One window of the Manihot esculenta cultivar AM560-2 chromosome 14, M.esculenta_v8, whole genome shotgun sequence genome contains the following:
- the LOC122721782 gene encoding receptor-like protein 1: protein MRTGNKLFAEAYLQYWNHSFQLERLILSGDGYCRAFSKFLYYQHNLEFIDLSHIQMRKRFPYWLLHNNTKLEILFIINNSLRGPFRLPFQSHMNLSWLDISYNSFTGSILIETGTHLRRLRYPMMSKNGFSDSTPYLFGNMSSLEILDLSHNNFTGSIPSSLLKCNQLKIMDVSYNHLYAHKDLSGKTPERVAQFATFDQSSYEGNPFLCGLPLPKSCNNTSPSPPVTPTEEKEDNGFMDMGVFCVSFVVSYIMVLLAIAAVLYINPYWRRRWFYFIETSLTNCYYFLVDNIPLLSKFGLS from the exons ATGCG TACGGGTAACAAATTATTTGCAGAAGCATATCTTCAGTATTGGAATCACAGTTTTCAATTAGAGAGACTTATTCTATCTGGTGATGGATATTGTAGAGCATTCTCCAAATTCCTCTATTATCAGCATAATCTAGAATTTATTGATTTGTCACACATTCAAATGAGAAAAAGATTTCCATATTGGTTGTTACACAACAATACGAAACTAGAAATTCTTTTCATAATCAACAACTCTCTCCGAGGGCCTTTCCGGTTACCATTTCAATCTCATATGAATTTGTCATGGTTGGATATCTCATACAATAGCTTCACTGGCTCTATTCTGATAGAAACTGGAACGCATTTGCGAAGATTGAGATATCCAATGATGTCAAAAAATGGTTTCAGTGATAGTACTCCATATTTGTTTGGAAATATGAGTTCACTGGAAATTTTAGATTTATCCCACAACAATTTCACTGGAAGCATCCCAAGTAGCTTATTAAAATGTAACCAATTGAAAATAATGGATGTCAGTTATAATCATCTCTATG CACACAAAGATCTATCTGGCAAAACACCTGAGAGGGTTGCACAATTTGCAACATTTGACCAGAGTAGCTACGAGGGAAATCCTTTCTTGTGTGGACTGCCACTGCCGAAGAGTTGCAACAACACATCTCCATCACCACCAGTAACTCCaacagaagaaaaagaagataacGGCTTCATGGATATGGGTGTTTTCTGTGTGAGCTTTGTGGTGTCGTACATCATGGTGTTGCTAGCAATAGCAGCAGTTCtatacataaacccatactgGCGACGAAGATGGTTTTACTTCATAGAAACGAGCCTTACCAATTGCTACTATTTTCTGGTGGACAATATTCCTCTACTGTCCAAATTTGGACTTTCATAG
- the LOC122721783 gene encoding receptor-like protein 9a — MKVMKVCFMVLAMIMVLLLQGIWCSADCWETDRIALLQLQSHLNYSLQHDPNIPFYYDYSTSFSKIDVIKCCDWERVRCSATTGRIIQLNLHSIRDFSAGMWYLNASLFLPFQHLNHLDLNYNQITGCLKNEGGEELLNMSNLEFLDMSMNYLENDVLSSLKSLSSLKTLWMSYNQLKGPFDLKELDTMSNLKELSLDGNNITKFIGSRGIN, encoded by the exons atgaaggTGATGAAGGTGTGCTTTATGGTATTAGCAATGATAATGGTTTTATTATTACAAGGGATTTGGTGCTCTGCTGATTGTTGGGAGACTGACAGAATTGCTCTCTTGCAACTTCAGTCTCATCTCAATTATTCTCTTCAACATGATCCAAATATTCCTTTTTACTATGATTATTCCACATCTTTTTCGAAAATTGATGTTATCAAGTGTTGTGATTGGGAAAGAGTGAGGTGTAGTGCCACCACAGGACGTATTATCCAACTCAATCTTCATAGTATAAGAGATTTTTCAGCAGGAATGTGGTATCTAAACGCCTCTTTGTTTCTTCCATTCCAACACCTCAACCATTTAGACTTAAACTACAATCAGATTACAGGTTGTCTTAAGAATGAAG GTGGTGAAGAATTATTAAATATGAGCAATCTAGAATTTCTAGACATGAGTATGAATTACCTTGAAAATGATGTTTTATCATCTCTCAAGAGTCTCTCATCTCTTAAAACTCTGTGGATGAGTTATAATCAATTGAAAGGACCTTTTGATTTAAaag AATTGGATACCATGAGTAATTTGAAGGAGCTGAGTTTGGATGGAAACAACATTACAAAATTTATCGGTTCAAGAggtattaattag
- the LOC122721784 gene encoding receptor-like protein 13, producing MKGSSMLLQSLGAFTNLEILYMSGSDLKGTRFAQYSNLINLRELYLDGSSVGRNFLQSLEVLPSLKILSMRNCGFSGIIPVNQDSNLTNLRELYLDYSSVDENLLQYLKALSSLETLSMQGCGFSGIITMNQGICKLKHLQILDISYNDLSGNLPLCLANLTSLQQLHLSFNHFIGNISSSPLEGLTNLEYLSVSGNLFQIPISLSPFFNHSKLKYMESRGNKIFAETDGQYLNSRFQLERLVLSGGGYCGAFPKFLYHQHNLQFVDLSHNQMREGFPSWLLQNNTKLEQLYLINNSLSGPLKLPIHSHMNLSLLDISDNFFQGYITPEIGTYLPKLSHLNMLGNGFSGSIPSSFGNMSLLRYLDLSNNRLSGTIPEDLTIGCVSLRELILSNNSLQGQIFSEISNLRFLYELQLDGNQFTGSIPHSLSNSSFLQVLDLRHNNLYGRIPRWLGNMYFLRVLDLSMNNISGSLPSNLFSSNIQEIYLSRNGLQGSLEDAFYGCYELNVLDSDHNHMTGSISSCHNLRIMDISYNHLSGKIPNWIRNMSSLQILDLSQNRISGNLPSNFCPIDLTEVHLSKNMLQGLLKDSFYNCPSLVVLDLSHNNLIGRIPKWIGEIPLGYILLSHNHFEGEIPIQLCKLDKLSLIDLSYNNLSGHIPHCLRCSSNYWYRQQEALLDPPTTALAPSIAYSPDIQPEQPVEFTTKNSSYFYQPSILHYFSGIDLSCNNLAGEIPPELGNLNMIKVLNLSHNKLIGAIPPTFSNLRQIESLDLSYNNLEGKIPPQLTQLYSLAVFNVAHNNLSSKTPERVAQFATFDQSSYEGNPLLCGLPLPKSCNNTSPSPPVTPTEEKEDNGFMDMGVFYVSFVVSYIMVLLAIAAVLYINPYWRRRWFYFIETSLTNCYYFLVDNIPLLSKFGLS from the exons ATGAAAGGAAGCAGCATGCTGTTACAATCATTGGGAGCATTCACCAATCTCGAAATCCTATATATGAGCGGAAGTGATTTAAAAGGGACAAGATTTGCTCAAt ATTCTAATCTCATCAATTTGAGAGAGTTATATCTAGATGGTTCTTCTGTGGGTAGAAACTTCCTCCAAAGTCTTGAAGTACTTCCTTcacttaaaatattatcaatgcGAAACTGTGGATTTAGTGGCATCATACCTGTGAACCAAG ATTCTAATCTCACCAATTTGAGAGAGTTATATCTAGACTACTCTTCGGTGGATGAAAACTTACTCCAGTATCTTAAAGCACTTTCTTCTCTCGAAACATTGTCAATGCAGGGCTGTGGATTTAGTGGTATCATAACTATGAACCAAG GTATTTGCAAATTGAAGCATCTCCAAATACTAGACATTAGCTACAACGATCTCAGTGGTAACTTACCTCTGTGTCTAGCAAATTTGACTTCTCTTCAACAATTACACCTCTCTTTCAATCATTTCATTGGAAACATCTCTTCGTCTCCACTTGAGGGTTTAACAAATCTCGAATATCTATCGGTTTCAGGCAATCTTTTTCAAATCCCAATCTCATTAAGTCCATTTTTcaaccattcaaaactcaagtacATGGAAAGTAGGGGTAACAAAATATTTGCAGAAACAGATGGTCAGTACTTGAACTCAAGATTTCAATTGGAGAGGCTTGTATTATCTGGTGGTGGATATTGTGGAGCATTCCCCAAATTCCTTTATCACCAGCATAACCTACAATTTGTTGATCTATCACACAATCAAATGAGAGAAGGGTTTCCATCTTGGTTGTTGCAGAATAACACAAAATTGGAACAACTTTACTTAATCAACAATTCTTTATCAGGGCCTTTGAAATTACCAATTCATTCCCATATGAATTTGTCATTGTTGGATATCTCAGACAATTTCTTTCAAGGCTACATCACACCAGAGATAGGAACATATCTGCCAAAATTGTCACATTTAAACATGTTGGGAAATGGTTTCAGTGGTAGCATTCCTTCTTCGTTTGGAAATATGAGCTTGTTGAGATATTTAGACTTATCCAACAATAGATTGTCAGGTACTATACCAGAGGACTTAACCATTGGTTGTGTCTCATTGCGAGAACTCATACTTTCAAACAACAGTTTGCAAGGCCAAATATTTTCTGAAATCTCTAACTTAAGGTTTCTGTATGAGTTACAATTGGATGGCAATCAATTCACTGGCAGCATTCCACATAGCTTGTCTAACAGCTCCTTTTTACAAGTGTTGGATCTTAGACATAACAACTTATATGGTAGGATCCCAAGGTGGCTGGGGAACATGTACTTTCTTCGCGTTTTGGATCTTTCAATGAATAATATCTCTGGAAGTCTACCATCTAACTTGTTCTCTTCAAATATACAAGAAATTTATTTGTCTAGAAATGGGCTACAAGGATCTTTGGAGGACGCATTTTATGGTTGCTATGAGCTAAATGTGTTAGATTCGGACCATAATCATATGACTGGAAGCATTTCATCATGCCACAATTTGAGAATAATGGACATCAGTTACAATCATCTATCTGGTAAGATTCCGAATTGGATCAGGAATATGTCTTCTCTTCAAATTTTGGATCTTTCACAGAACCGTATTTCTGGCAATTTACCATCCAATTTCTGTCCAATAGATTTAACAGAAGTCCATTTGTCTAAAAATATGCTGCAAGGATTGTTAAAGGATTCATTCTATAATTGCCCTTCATTGGTGGTGTTAGATCTTAGCCATAATAATTTGATAGGAAGGATACCAAAATGGATTGGAGAGATTCCATTGGGCTATATTCTCTTGAGTCATAATCATTTTGAAGGTGAAATCCCAATTCAGCTATGCAAGTTGGATAAGTTAAGCTTGATTGATCTTTCTTATAACAATCTTTCTGGTCATATTCCTCATTGCCTAAGATGCAGCAGTAATTATTGGTATAGGCAACAAGAAGCTTTACTCGATCCTCCTACCACTGCTTTAGCTCCAAGTATTGCTTATTCTCCTGACATACAACCCGAACAGCCTGTAGAGTTTACAACCAAGAACTCTTCTTATTTTTACCAACCAAGCATCCTTCACTATTTCTCTGGAATTGATCTCTCTTGTAACAATTTGGCTGGTGAGATTCCTCCTGAATTAGGAAATCTCAACATGATCAAGGTATTAAATCTTTCCCACAACAAGTTGATTGGAGCAATCCCACCCACATTTTCAAACCTAAGGCAAATTGAGAGCTTGGATCTTTCATATAACAATTTGGAAGGGAAAATTCCTCCTCAACTTACTCAGCTATATTCTCTAGCTGTATTCAATGTAGCACACAACAATCTATCTAGCAAAACACCTGAGAGGGTTGCACAATTTGCAACATTTGACCAGAGTAGCTACGAGGGAAATCCTTTGTTGTGTGGACTGCCACTGCCGAAGAGTTGCAACAACACATCTCCATCACCACCAGTAACTCCaacagaagaaaaagaagataacGGCTTCATGGatatgggtgttttctatgtgaGCTTTGTGGTGTCGTACATCATGGTGTTGCTGGCAATAGCAGCAGTTCtatacataaacccatactgGCGACGAAGATGGTTTTACTTCATAGAAACGAGCCTTACCAATTGCTACTATTTTCTGGTGGACAATATTCCTCTATTATCCAAATTTGGACTTTCATAG
- the LOC122721785 gene encoding uncharacterized protein LOC122721785 has translation MAKHKSDGGLGFKILHKFNLAMLGKQGWHIINRPQSLVARVLKARYFSTQSFFEAPLGSNPSFLWRSIWETRGLIRAGAYWRIGNDLIINHRWNESLIAQMFNERDRSCILNIPLSLSSCSDTWCWKFESKGHYSVKSAYRFMVDGFQHREGSEIWKRFWKAKVPPKVLNFCWRALVNVVPCLSSLQSKRVPVDPSCPLCHVAPENVLHILIQCPFARSCWLSSPLGWPAPSASSLNEWFSLAFSSASVENASLMLMILWALWQNRNNVVWKGQGQTASGVFFMALNFLQQWKAARVVSSVSTIVDPTRPIWSPPPHGWIKANIDASLSLQRGSVGFGCVIRKDDGSFVAARAGSFYSQMDTKCAEVIAFREALSWIKDMGITTIVSVIVPITIDSDASCGDQRVQYCLEILS, from the exons atggcaaagcacaaatctgaTGGCGGGCTAGGTTTCAAAATTCTTCATAAGTTTAACTTGGCCATGCTTGGGAAGCAGGGCTGGCACATTATCAACAGGCCTCAGTCCTTAGTGGCTCGTGTCCTTAAGGCCCGCTATTTTTCGACACAATCTTTCTTTGAAGCTCCTTTGGGAAGTAACCCTAGTTTTTTGTGGCGTAGCATATGGGAAACTCGGGGTCTAATTCGAGCTGGGGCTTACTGGAGGATTGGGAATG ATCTCATAATTAACCACAGATGGAACGAGAGTTTAATTGCACAGATGTTCAACGAAAGAGATAGAAGTTGTATTTTGAACATCCCTCTTAGTCTTTCATCATGTTCTGATACATGGTGCTGGAAATTCGAGTCCAAAGGTCACTATTCGGTTAAGAGTGCATATAGGTTCATGGTTGATGGCTTTCAACATAGGGAAGGGAGCGAGATATGGAAAAGGTTCTGGAAAGCTAAAGTTCCCCCAAAAGTGCTCAATTTCTGCTGGCGGGCTCTAGTTAATGTTGTCCCTTGCCTCTCGTCACTTCAGTCCAAGAGAGTCCCAGTTGATCCTTCATGCCCGTTGTGTCATGTAGCCCCTGAGAATGTCTTGCATATTCTGATTCAGTGCCCTTTTGCCCGCAGCTGCTGGTTAAGCTCGCCGTTGGGTTGGCCTGCGCCTTCTGCATCTTCTTTAAATGAGTGGTTTTCTTTAGCTTTCTCTTCTGCTTCTGTGGAAAATGCCTCCCTTATGCTAATGATCTTATGGGCTTTGTGGCAAAATAGGAACAATGTTGTATGGAAGGGCCAGGGTCAGACTGCGagtggtgtgttcttcatggctctgaattttttgcagcaatggaAAGCAGCCCGGGTCGTGTCCTCAGTAAGCACCATTGTCGACCCGACTCGCCCGATCTGGTCTCCTCCGCCGCACGGTTGGATCAAGGCGAACATTGACGCCTCTTTAAGCTTGCAACGAGGTTCGGTAGGTTTCGGTTGTGTAATCCGGAAGGATGATGGGAGTTTTGTGGCTGCTAGAGCAGGCTCTTTTTATAGCCAGATGGATACAAAGTGTGCTGAAGTTATAGCATTCCGGGAAGCATTaagctggattaaaga TATGGGAATCACAACCATCGTCTCTGTAATTGTCCCTATAACCATCGACTCTGATGCCTCTTGTGGTGATCAAAGAGTCCAATATTGCTTGGAGATCCTTTCTTGA
- the LOC122721786 gene encoding uncharacterized protein LOC122721786: protein MALHWVCLGDFNDILSPSEKRGGRPQPPRLINGFRKALCDSGLMEFPMTGYPFTWEHSRNSGSWVESKLDRVLTNAQWRARFSNSSAEVMGFSTSDHLPILLVVKCFVEQRHAHRFRFENTWLRETGCRNLIFDIWQSSSNMDATGKLEACRSALKSWGINLRLKHKVEMDECLAIMSRLRGSRLQEHITEFLRAKVRFFHLLNLHEIFWKQRAKQFWLKEGDANTRFFHQSASARKRKNTIVKLLDDSNVWRDRNSGLEGVMTDYFMTLFTSHSCNSEHVLQCVPTLVSQDHNASLLAPYNCDELNETALVLIPKKFVPERMSDLRPIALCNVVYKIITKMIVNRLKSLLPTIISESQSAFIAGRSIQDNIILAFEALHGFKVHQRKKEFSGALKMDISKAYDRLEWGFIRDILLRLGFAQQWVALLFSYISIVRYWILHDSKELGPIVPTRGLRQGDPLSPYLFILCAEGLSRLLQNCISSGSLHG from the exons TGGGTGTGTTTGGGTGACTTCAATGATATTCTTTCTCCATCTGAGAAGCGAGGTGGTCGACCCCAACCTCCACGCTTGATCAATGGGTTTCGAAAGGCTCTTTGTGATTCTGGTCTTATGGAATTTCCTATGACAGGATACCCGTTCACGTGGGAGCATAGCAGAAACAGTGGTAGTTGGGTGGAATCTAAGTTGGATCGTGTTCTTACTAATGCTCAATGGCGTGCCAGGTTCTCTAATTCTTCAGCTGAAGTGATGGGTTTCTCTACATCTGACCATCTACCTATCCTGCTTGTAGTTAAATGCTTTGTGGAACAGCGTCATGCTCACCGGTTTCGTTTTGAGAATACGTGGCTACGTGAGACTGGTTGCCGGAatcttatttttgatatttggcAGTCTTCTTCTAACATGGATGCTACGGGTAAGCTTGAGGCTTGTCGTTCTGCTCTCAAATCTTGGGGTATAAATCTTCGTCTTAAGCACAAAGTGGAGATGGATGAGTGCCTTGCTATCATGTCCCGTTTACGTGGCTCTCGCCTACAGGAACATATAACTGAGTTTTTACGAGCTAAAGTCCGCTTCTTTCACCTCCTAAATCTCCATGAGATCTTCTGGAAGCAGCGGGCCAAGCAATTTTGGCTTAAGGAGGGTGATGCTAATACTCGTTTTTTCCACCAGTCTGCCAGTGCTCGAAAAAGGAAAAACACGATTGTCAAACTGCTGGATGATTCAAATGTATGGCGGGACAGGAATTCGGGGTTGGAGGGTGTGATGACTGATTACTTTATGACTCTTTTTACTTCCCACAGTTGTAATTCTGAACATGTTTTGCAGTGTGTCCCGACGTTGGTATCACAGGATCATAATGCTTCTCTCTTAGCGCCATACAATTGTGATGAG TTGAATGAGACGGCTTTAGTTTTGATTCCAAAGAAGTTTGTGCCTGAGCGAATGAGCGACTTGCGTCCTATAGCCCTCTGCAATGTGGTCTATAAGATCATCACTAAGATGATAGTTAATCGGCTTAAGTCCCTTCTGCCCACCATCATCTCGGAGAGTCAGAGTGCTTTTATTGCTGGTCGAAGTATTCAGGATAATATAATCTTAGCTTTTGAGGCCTTGCATGGTTTTAAAGTGCATCAAAGGAAAAAAGAGTTTTCTGGGGCCCTCAAAATGGATATCAGCAAGGCCTATGATAGACTTGAGTGGGGTTTCATTCGGGATATTCTTCTTCGGCTGGGTTTTGCGCAACAATGGGTTGCTTTGCTGTTCTCTTATATTTCCATTGTTCGTTATTGGATCCTGCATGATAGCAAGGAGTTAGGCCCTATTGTCCCTACAAGGGGATTGAGGCAAGGAGACCCCTTATCACCGTACTTGTTTATTCTTTGTGCTGAGGGGCTTTCCCGTCTCCTGCAAAATTGTATAAGCAGTGGAAGCCTTCATGG GTGA